TTTTTTCATAATAACGACAAGAGCAATCAGTACACTGATTGTCTGTGAGCAAGTCGTTCCTAATGCTGCTCCCGCTGCTCCCATATGCAGTTCGCCAATAAACAGATAATCTAAAATAATATTTATAGCACAGGCTGCTGCAATAAAGTACATCGGGCTTTTAGAATCTCCTATTCCTCTAAAAATAGAACTGATAATATTATAGGCAGTAATAAAAGGAATTCCCAGAAAACAGATGGTAAGATAAATAACTGTTTCAGAAACTGCTTCCTGTGGTGTTGACATTATGCCGACAATGGGTTTGATAAAAAATAAAAGACCTGCTGCTCCTGCAATTGCCAGCATCATAAAAAGAGTGACTGTATTCCCGATATCTTTGGCTGCTTTTTTCTTATTGCCCGCCCCAATCGCCTGTCCGATATTAACCGTTGCTCCCATAGCAAGGCCAACGATCATTACCGTAATCATATGCATTACCTGACTGCCAATAGATACTGCCGTTATACTCGAAATATCTTCAAACTGTCCGATAATAAACAAGTCGGCCATACCGTAAAGCGTCTGTAAAAAATAAGATAATAAATAGGGCAGAGAAAAATATAAAATACTCTTCAAAATACTGCCCGTTGTTAAATTCTTCTCCATTGTAAATTTTCTCCCTTATTCTTTTTCCTGCGGAATCAAATTTACATCAAGCTGTTCAAATGGAATAGCAATATTGTTATTGTCAAATTCTTCTTTAATTTCTTCCAATACTCTCCAACGTGATTCCCAATAATCCTCTGTTTTTACCCAGTAACGAATCCCTATATCTATAGAACTTGCCTGAAATTCATTTACGTAAATTTTAACCGGCTCATCTGTAATTCTTGCCGGTTCTTTTTCTATTAAAGCATTTAATACTTTTCTGACTTTTTTGATATCTTCACTATATTCAATACCGACATTCAGATCAACACGTCGTTTTTCCTGATAAGTTACATTCGTAATACTAGCATTTGATAAATTTCCATTTGGTATCATGATCGCTTTATTGTCTACACTTAAAAGCTTTGTATACATAATTCCAATTGCCTGTACAGTTCCTTCTTTCCCAGAGTTTCCTTCAATAATATAATCCCCAACCTGAAATGGTTTTAATAATAACAAAATAACACCACCGGCAATATTCGACAGTGAACCCTGTAAAGAAAGACCAAGAGCAAGACCGGCAGAACCAAGTAATGCCACAATAGATGAGGCTGCTACGCCAATCTTTGTTACCGCCATAAAAATAACAAGTACCTTACCGCCAATCTTAATAAAAGAAAGCAGGAAGGTCTGCAGCGTTGTATCCATAATCGAACGCTCAAAAATCTTATGTGCCATTTTTACCACATAGGATACGATTTTAAAACCGATAAATAAAATCAGCAGTGCCCCGATAATGTCACCACAAAAATCTGCCAGTTTCACTCCTGTTTTACCAAGGTATTCATAGATAAGTGAGTGAGCAAAAGACTTCAATGAAGTTGCTTCTAACAACATAAAAACCTCCTAAAAAAAGAAAAATGATATATCCCTGACATCGCTTTGGAGCGTGTGTTTAAAATACGGGAAAGCATCTTAAACATAGCGGCTGTAAAGCAGATGGGATATATCATTTTTTTATCTCAGTCGAGAAGACTCCCACCTCTTTCAGGTGGTGAGTGACGGCTCGACTTGAATTTTCGTCTATATCAAATCTACAAATCCGAATTTATTTTGCTGTGATATATCCCTGTGCTGTTAATAATTCTGCACAAAGTACAGCTCCGCCGGCTGCGCCACGTACTGTATTATGAGATAATCCTACAAATTTATAATCAAACATTGTATCTTCTCTTAAACGTCCCATGGAAATTCCCATTCCATTTTCAAAATCAATGTCTAATTTAACCTGTGGGCGATTATCTTCTTCCATGTAACGAATAAACTGTTTTGGTGCACTTGGAAGTTCCAGCTCCTGTGGAAGTCCCTTAAAGTTTTCCCAACGATCGATGATTTCTTCTTTTGTTGGTTTCTTTTCAAAGTTCACGAATACAGCAGCAGTATGTCCATCAAGTACAGGTACACGAATGCACTGTGTTGTAATTAATGGAGCGGCTGCCTTTTCAATCTTACCATCTACAACTTTACCAAATAATCTTAATGGTTCCTGTTCGGATTTTTCTTCTTCTCCTCCGATAAATGGGATGATATTCTCTACCATTTCCGGCCAGTCTTTAAATGTCTTTCCTGCTCCGGAAATTGCCTGATATGTTGTTGCAACTACTTCTTTAGGACCAAACTCTTTTAAGGCAAAAAGTGCAGGCGCATAGCTCTGAATAGAGCAGTTCGGTTTTACTGCTACAAATCCTCTCTTTGTTCCAAGACGCTTTTTCTGCGCTTCGATTACTTCAAAATGTTCTGGATTGATTTCTGGTACAACCATCGGTACATCCGGTGTCCATCTGTGTGCACTGTTGTTAGAAACAACTGGTGTTTCTGTCTTTGCATATGCATCTTCGATCGCACGAATCTCTTCTTTGCTCATATCTACAGCACTGAATACGAAATCTACTTCAGAAGCCACTTTTTCTACTTCGTTTACGTTCATTACTACAATGTTCTTTACTGCTTCCGGCATTGCTTTGTGCATTTTCCATCTTCCGCCTACTGCTTCTTCGTATGTTTTACCTGCAGAACGTGGACTTGCTGCAATTGCTACTACTTCAAACCATGGGTGATTCTCTAAAAGAGAGATAAATCTCTGTCCTACCATTCCTGTACCGCCAAGGATACCTACTTTTAATTTCTGATCCATTTTCCTATGTCACCTTTCTATAATTATCTATAATTATCTATGTTTATTTACCTGCTATTTATTTAATAACTCTTACTTTGAGTACGCCTTCGATATCTGTGATATGCTGTACAGATCCTTCTGTAATCTGAGAATCCACATCAAAAATTGCGTATGCATAATCACCTTTTGTCTTATTACTCATTTCTGTAATATTAATGTTATCTTTTGCAAATGCCCCTGTAAAACGAGTCAGCATGTTTGGAATATTTCTATGCAAAATAGAAATACGTCCCTGTGTCTGGCATACACCAAGCTGTGTATTTGGATAGTTTACAGAGTTTGTGATATTACCATTTTCCAGATAATCCATAAGCTGTTCTACTGCCATCTCTGCACAGTTATCTTCAGATTCTTCTGTTGAAGCTCCAAGATGAGGGAAGGCAATCACTCCATCTACTCCAGCTACCTTTGGTGTAGGGAAGTCTGTTACATAATGCGCCAGCTTGCCATTCTCTAATGCAGCTACTAAAGCATCTTCATCTACAAGACCATTACGTGCAAAGTTTAGGATCACTGCATCTTTTTTCATCTTTGCAATGCCTTCTGCACTAATCATGTTCTTTGTACTGTCTAACAGTGGAACATGGATTGTGATAAAATCACAGTTTTCAAAAATCTCATCGATAGAAGATACATGATGTACCGCTCTTGATAAATTCCATGCAGACTTTACAGATAAAAATGGATCATATCCATAAACTTCCATATTTAAGTTGTGTGCTGCATTCGCTACGAGAACACCAATTGCTCCAAGACCGATAACACCAATCTTTTTATTCTGAATTTCTCTTCCGGCAAATGCTTTTTTTGCTTTTTCCATTGCCTTTGTGATATTTGGGTCTTCTTTATTCTCTTCCACCCATTTGTTACCACCGATCAAATCACGTGATGCCAATAACATCCCTGCGATAACCATTTCTTTTACTCCGTTTGCATTCGCTCCTGGTGTGTTAAATACAACAATTCCTTTATCAGAATAATCTGCGATAGGAATATTATTTACTCCTGCACCTGCTCTTGCAACAGCTAAAAGATTCGGCACGTCCTGCATATCATGCATAGCAGCACTTCTTACTAATACGGCATCGGCCTCCTGTAATTCTTCTACCTGTTTATATTCTTCTGTAAAAAGAGAAGTTCCGCATGCAGAAATCGGATTTAAGCATTTATACTGAAACATTATATATCTTCCTTTCTTATTTTTAATTTATTTTAATTCACTCTTTTTCTTTTCTAAATCTTCTTCATTGAAAGCATCGCTGATCGAACCGCCCGGTGCTACCATTGGCCATACTTTATCATCACTGTCAATGATACAGTCAAGTAAATACGGTTCATTAGAATCAACTGCTTCTTTAAAAGCAGTCTCAAATTCTTCAATCGTCTCTACACGCTTTGCCTTTGCTCCCATTGCTTCTGCAACCTTTACAAAATCTACTTTATCATAAAGAGTTGTAGAAGAATAGCGCTGTTCATAAAAAAGATTCTGCCACTGGCGAACCATACCGAGTACATGGTTATTAACGACTACTTCTATTACCGGAATCTCAGAACGGGTTGCTGTTGCAATCTCATTCATATTCATTCGGAAGCAGCCATCTCCAGCAATATTTACTACTACTTTATCCGGGCATCCGCACTTTGCACCGATTGCAGCGCCGAGTCCATATCCCATTGTTCCAAGACCACCGGAAGTAAGGAACTGACGAGGAGATTTATATTTATAATACTGTGCCGCCCACATCTGATGCTGTCCAACTTCTGTTGTAATGATCGCATCTCCTT
This Anaerobutyricum hallii DNA region includes the following protein-coding sequences:
- a CDS encoding mechanosensitive ion channel family protein, yielding MLLEATSLKSFAHSLIYEYLGKTGVKLADFCGDIIGALLILFIGFKIVSYVVKMAHKIFERSIMDTTLQTFLLSFIKIGGKVLVIFMAVTKIGVAASSIVALLGSAGLALGLSLQGSLSNIAGGVILLLLKPFQVGDYIIEGNSGKEGTVQAIGIMYTKLLSVDNKAIMIPNGNLSNASITNVTYQEKRRVDLNVGIEYSEDIKKVRKVLNALIEKEPARITDEPVKIYVNEFQASSIDIGIRYWVKTEDYWESRWRVLEEIKEEFDNNNIAIPFEQLDVNLIPQEKE
- the asd gene encoding aspartate-semialdehyde dehydrogenase, translating into MDQKLKVGILGGTGMVGQRFISLLENHPWFEVVAIAASPRSAGKTYEEAVGGRWKMHKAMPEAVKNIVVMNVNEVEKVASEVDFVFSAVDMSKEEIRAIEDAYAKTETPVVSNNSAHRWTPDVPMVVPEINPEHFEVIEAQKKRLGTKRGFVAVKPNCSIQSYAPALFALKEFGPKEVVATTYQAISGAGKTFKDWPEMVENIIPFIGGEEEKSEQEPLRLFGKVVDGKIEKAAAPLITTQCIRVPVLDGHTAAVFVNFEKKPTKEEIIDRWENFKGLPQELELPSAPKQFIRYMEEDNRPQVKLDIDFENGMGISMGRLREDTMFDYKFVGLSHNTVRGAAGGAVLCAELLTAQGYITAK
- a CDS encoding phosphoglycerate dehydrogenase, which translates into the protein MFQYKCLNPISACGTSLFTEEYKQVEELQEADAVLVRSAAMHDMQDVPNLLAVARAGAGVNNIPIADYSDKGIVVFNTPGANANGVKEMVIAGMLLASRDLIGGNKWVEENKEDPNITKAMEKAKKAFAGREIQNKKIGVIGLGAIGVLVANAAHNLNMEVYGYDPFLSVKSAWNLSRAVHHVSSIDEIFENCDFITIHVPLLDSTKNMISAEGIAKMKKDAVILNFARNGLVDEDALVAALENGKLAHYVTDFPTPKVAGVDGVIAFPHLGASTEESEDNCAEMAVEQLMDYLENGNITNSVNYPNTQLGVCQTQGRISILHRNIPNMLTRFTGAFAKDNINITEMSNKTKGDYAYAIFDVDSQITEGSVQHITDIEGVLKVRVIK